Proteins encoded by one window of Ktedonobacteraceae bacterium:
- a CDS encoding response regulator, whose translation MSQQAKPTKVLVVDDDPVIRDMMIDMLDFEGYPIQVVRSGIEALHILRGDGNFLVFLDLMMPGLSGKEVCAILDAEPQVRNRHIIVMMTAMDRLDEAQSLHADAILFKPFVVEDVVNVIEKFMV comes from the coding sequence ATGAGCCAGCAGGCGAAACCAACTAAGGTTCTGGTGGTGGATGATGATCCGGTGATTCGTGATATGATGATAGATATGCTTGATTTCGAGGGCTATCCCATCCAGGTTGTGCGCAGCGGCATTGAGGCGCTGCATATCCTGCGCGGCGACGGAAATTTCCTGGTCTTCCTCGACCTGATGATGCCGGGATTGAGCGGCAAAGAGGTGTGCGCAATCCTGGATGCCGAACCGCAGGTGCGCAATCGGCACATCATTGTGATGATGACGGCAATGGATAGACTGGACGAGGCTCAATCCCTTCATGCAGACGCAATCCTCTTCAAGCCGTTTGTGGTAGAAGATGTGGTGAATGTTATAGAGAAATTTATGGTGTGA
- a CDS encoding ATP-binding protein: MSTAVWGEPEPQAEEQYPLSLLKTLLQQMMRQFGANGAVIALYDEFIGQMVVRLHVRLTTNHSRQPFMRANLRAEAATSTGPLAHTTGELGDPSASAIQRLRRSSQPLEHGTSPFDDVETVSAAQAKDLFPPGAAYPYGVDLIGYTWRRNEPIIVRHQDYLASLYAEPKAHFQSDIIPNYYLSVPVQEPALAPLMGGGPLDKKNGPDMLGVVILYLSSPGLVFQQKHRQESLLFAERIALYLQNTTLQRLHMHSRDYMQKLQQISMAFPTGVSLTDLVEEVYRFVTGVVDVSSMLLTLYDRDTRGIYDILAVDKGKRIAGILDNPQVAHAGDRPVWWRLMQVEKKTVQMTLEDTEHGGYGEYEELLKGAWGDQTKAESFLLLPMKMFTRVVGSLCITSDRPHGYSSEEVLVLETMLQIATVSIENARLYEKSRQSLHKARQREESLAAMNSALLAISTVLNLTELLRKFVETVATLVQAEMCTFFQLSDDQSELIAQAIYDATGEWNKATRRGDPSWTPGKEKQDDLIEMIRLPFKGSILEQQVEAESFFYLDADKVEEISQVSGEGGAIFLHETKIEKMLMLPVRYQTEIVGILAVHTPGLKRVFRPEEVGVLLAISAQAASAIRNAQLFEKIQLAYAELQRLDRLKDEFIVTASHELRTPLSAISGYASLLKRQSGRITAQQVQRYASKIAGSTQQLIDLVANMTEAAKMGALEKKHDLQLSPVQVLAAAEVATTMLSINIEQQIIVQIARDLWVNCDALLLRQVITNLLDNAAKYSPPSGRIIIAARATTLSQLQLPEDQVDYTQLAGGEDPPVVQVRVIDEGEGIPPEDQQRIFEKFVRATRSLTTPVRGSGLGLYICRHYIEAMGGKLWLEQSIPQRGSVFSFYLPRIDAPIDTTEKDEEDEPAGETN; the protein is encoded by the coding sequence ATGTCAACAGCTGTCTGGGGCGAGCCTGAACCACAAGCTGAAGAGCAATACCCGTTGTCGCTGCTCAAGACGCTCTTACAGCAGATGATGCGGCAGTTTGGAGCCAATGGGGCTGTGATTGCGCTCTATGATGAGTTTATCGGCCAGATGGTCGTGCGCCTGCACGTGCGCCTCACTACAAACCATTCCAGGCAGCCCTTTATGCGCGCGAACTTGCGCGCGGAAGCAGCAACTTCGACCGGCCCTCTCGCCCATACTACCGGCGAACTCGGAGATCCATCCGCGTCGGCTATCCAGCGGCTCAGGCGGAGCTCGCAGCCGTTGGAACATGGCACATCGCCATTTGACGATGTAGAAACGGTATCAGCAGCGCAGGCGAAGGACCTCTTTCCCCCCGGCGCAGCCTATCCTTATGGGGTGGATTTGATCGGCTATACGTGGCGTAGAAACGAGCCGATCATTGTACGCCATCAAGACTACCTGGCCTCTCTTTATGCCGAGCCTAAGGCGCATTTTCAGTCGGATATCATCCCTAACTATTATCTGAGCGTGCCTGTTCAAGAACCTGCGCTCGCGCCGCTCATGGGCGGTGGTCCACTTGATAAAAAGAATGGACCGGACATGCTGGGAGTGGTCATTCTCTATTTATCCTCGCCCGGCCTGGTATTCCAGCAAAAGCACCGCCAGGAATCATTGCTATTCGCGGAGCGTATCGCGCTCTACCTTCAAAATACCACCTTGCAGCGCTTGCATATGCATAGCAGGGATTATATGCAAAAGCTGCAACAAATCAGCATGGCTTTTCCCACAGGGGTCAGTCTCACCGACCTGGTTGAAGAGGTTTACCGCTTCGTCACCGGTGTCGTCGATGTCTCCTCGATGTTGCTCACCCTCTATGATCGCGACACGCGCGGAATTTACGACATACTGGCCGTCGACAAGGGAAAACGCATTGCCGGCATCCTTGATAATCCCCAGGTGGCCCATGCCGGGGATCGTCCCGTGTGGTGGCGTCTCATGCAGGTCGAGAAAAAAACCGTGCAGATGACGCTAGAGGATACCGAGCATGGTGGCTACGGTGAATATGAGGAACTGCTGAAAGGCGCGTGGGGAGACCAGACGAAGGCGGAGAGCTTTCTGCTCTTGCCGATGAAGATGTTTACACGCGTGGTTGGCTCGCTGTGTATTACCAGCGACCGCCCGCATGGCTATAGCAGCGAGGAAGTGCTGGTGCTGGAAACCATGCTGCAAATCGCCACGGTCAGCATCGAGAACGCCAGGCTCTACGAGAAATCACGCCAATCACTGCACAAAGCCAGGCAGCGCGAGGAGTCGCTGGCCGCCATGAACAGCGCGCTGCTGGCAATCAGCACCGTTCTGAACTTGACCGAATTGCTGCGTAAGTTCGTCGAAACGGTAGCGACGCTGGTGCAGGCCGAGATGTGTACGTTCTTCCAGCTGTCCGATGACCAGAGCGAACTCATCGCGCAGGCCATCTACGATGCGACAGGCGAGTGGAACAAAGCGACGCGGCGAGGCGATCCTTCCTGGACACCGGGCAAAGAAAAGCAGGATGATCTGATAGAGATGATTCGCCTGCCGTTCAAAGGTTCGATACTTGAACAACAGGTTGAGGCCGAATCATTTTTCTATCTCGATGCGGACAAGGTCGAGGAAATTTCTCAGGTCAGTGGCGAGGGCGGTGCGATTTTCCTGCATGAAACGAAGATCGAAAAGATGTTGATGCTACCTGTGCGCTACCAGACCGAAATAGTCGGCATCCTGGCGGTGCATACGCCGGGCCTCAAACGCGTATTCCGCCCGGAAGAGGTGGGCGTGCTGCTGGCTATCTCGGCCCAGGCGGCCAGCGCGATACGCAACGCGCAGCTTTTCGAGAAGATTCAACTAGCCTACGCGGAATTGCAGCGCCTGGACAGGCTCAAGGACGAATTCATTGTGACGGCCTCGCATGAATTGCGCACACCGCTGAGCGCTATCAGCGGCTATGCCTCATTATTGAAGCGCCAGAGCGGGCGCATCACTGCGCAGCAAGTGCAGCGTTACGCCTCGAAAATCGCCGGCTCGACACAACAATTAATCGACCTGGTAGCCAATATGACCGAGGCCGCGAAGATGGGCGCGCTGGAAAAAAAGCACGATTTGCAGCTTAGCCCTGTCCAGGTGCTGGCGGCAGCCGAGGTGGCGACGACCATGCTCAGCATCAATATCGAGCAGCAGATCATCGTACAGATAGCACGCGACCTGTGGGTGAACTGTGATGCATTGCTCCTGCGCCAGGTGATAACAAACTTGCTCGATAACGCGGCCAAATATTCCCCGCCCAGCGGTCGCATCATCATCGCGGCTCGCGCTACCACGCTATCGCAGTTGCAACTCCCCGAAGACCAGGTTGACTACACGCAATTGGCCGGTGGAGAAGACCCGCCGGTCGTTCAGGTACGCGTGATCGACGAGGGAGAAGGCATTCCCCCGGAAGATCAGCAGCGCATTTTTGAGAAGTTCGTGCGCGCCACTCGTTCGCTGACGACTCCGGTGCGTGGCTCAGGTCTGGGCCTCTATATCTGCCGCCACTATATCGAGGCCATGGGCGGCAAATTATGGCTTGAGCAAAGCATCCCACAGCGCGGATCGGTCTTTAGTTTCTATCTCCCGCGTATTGATGCGCCCATCGATACGACTGAGAAGGATGAGGAAGATGAGCCAGCAGGCGAAACCAACTAA
- a CDS encoding bifunctional 5,10-methylenetetrahydrofolate dehydrogenase/5,10-methenyltetrahydrofolate cyclohydrolase — protein sequence MSAIIFDSKPLAERMTEELQGEAAGFRKRRGRAAQLKQIIVGHDGAAEVYSRQLARACRTIGLNCETLAFPFEMKEQDLRSQVAALNSDMNTDGVVLLLPLPSHIRQRVVTDVLSPEKDVDGLGSRNAGNLLLGFPSFIPSTADVILTVLKHEGIPTAGRNAVVVGRSNIGGKPTALVLMRNDATVTICHSHTRDLAEITRNADILVVSIGRPASISADMVKPGAVVFDAGINPIDGRVVGDIDFERVKEVASFLTPVPGGLGPLTHLMLIRHTLLGPV from the coding sequence ATGTCCGCGATTATATTCGATAGCAAACCGCTTGCTGAGCGCATGACAGAGGAATTACAGGGCGAGGCCGCCGGGTTTCGTAAGCGGCGGGGACGTGCAGCGCAATTGAAACAAATTATTGTGGGGCACGATGGGGCGGCGGAAGTCTATAGCCGCCAGCTGGCACGAGCCTGTCGCACCATAGGCCTGAATTGTGAGACACTGGCTTTCCCTTTCGAGATGAAGGAGCAAGACCTGCGTTCCCAGGTTGCGGCGCTCAATAGTGATATGAATACAGACGGGGTTGTGCTACTGCTTCCGCTGCCGTCGCATATACGCCAGCGCGTGGTCACCGATGTACTCAGTCCCGAGAAGGATGTTGATGGGCTGGGGTCGCGCAATGCCGGCAACCTGCTGCTCGGCTTTCCCAGCTTCATCCCCTCGACAGCTGACGTGATTCTCACCGTTTTGAAGCACGAGGGCATTCCGACGGCCGGACGAAACGCGGTGGTTGTCGGACGCAGCAATATCGGCGGCAAACCGACCGCGCTGGTGTTGATGCGCAACGATGCGACCGTTACTATCTGCCATTCGCATACGCGGGACCTGGCCGAAATTACGCGCAACGCCGATATCCTGGTCGTGAGTATTGGGCGACCGGCCAGCATCAGCGCCGATATGGTGAAGCCCGGCGCGGTCGTATTCGACGCGGGCATCAACCCTATCGACGGCAGAGTTGTCGGGGATATCGACTTCGAGCGGGTCAAAGAAGTGGCCTCGTTTTTGACACCCGTGCCTGGTGGTCTCGGCCCCCTGACCCATTTGATGCTGATCCGGCACACACTGCTTGGGCCTGTGTAG
- a CDS encoding gamma-glutamyl-gamma-aminobutyrate hydrolase family protein, producing MRPLIGIPCHSDYRAGSRRPVYCNNRTYAHALEHAGAIPVLIPLLDDPQALDSLLPRLDGLLFSGGGDVEPYRYGEEPHTKLEMLDSKLDEIELTLASWALQEDIPTLGICRGMQLLNVAAGGSLYQDLSEQHPSDITHCNRDLPRNYLTHRVFVEPGSLMEDVLGTREFWANSLHHQGVKNPGKNVRISGYAKDGVPESLEIPGYRFMMALQCHPEEIYGEVEACAHLFEAFVQACSTAGAAKQPARSQRYAIAGD from the coding sequence ATGCGTCCGCTTATTGGCATACCTTGCCACTCAGATTATCGTGCGGGAAGTAGAAGACCTGTCTATTGCAACAACCGGACCTATGCCCATGCGTTGGAGCATGCCGGCGCCATTCCCGTACTCATTCCCCTGCTCGATGACCCCCAGGCGCTGGATTCACTTCTGCCGCGACTGGATGGCCTGTTGTTTTCAGGCGGTGGGGACGTAGAGCCGTACCGCTATGGAGAAGAGCCACATACAAAACTTGAAATGTTGGATTCTAAACTCGATGAAATCGAATTGACTCTGGCTTCCTGGGCGCTGCAGGAAGATATTCCCACACTCGGCATCTGCCGCGGCATGCAGCTTTTGAACGTGGCCGCCGGTGGCAGCCTCTACCAGGACTTATCCGAACAGCATCCCAGCGATATCACTCATTGTAATCGCGATTTGCCACGCAATTATCTTACTCATCGCGTTTTTGTCGAGCCGGGTAGCCTCATGGAAGATGTGCTGGGCACGCGCGAATTCTGGGCCAATAGCCTGCATCACCAGGGCGTCAAAAATCCTGGTAAGAATGTGCGCATCAGCGGGTATGCTAAAGATGGCGTTCCCGAATCGCTGGAAATTCCCGGCTATCGTTTCATGATGGCCTTGCAGTGCCATCCCGAAGAGATTTACGGGGAAGTGGAAGCCTGCGCTCATCTCTTCGAGGCGTTTGTCCAGGCATGCAGCACTGCCGGCGCAGCAAAACAACCGGCGCGATCGCAAAGGTACGCCATCGCGGGGGATTAA
- a CDS encoding HD domain-containing protein — MLDIIITLAEAFNAQHKQLYMVGGTVRDVLLHRGQSNDADLATDAHPKEIQRIVAPTKPNAVVLVGERFGTVRLHYGSDIIEITTFRSERYNPESRKPEVCFGTSLEDDLRRRDFTINAMARHPLTGQIFDPFGGRQDLDAHILRAVGGEPDKRFDEDPLRLLRAVRFASQLDFTIEPETKRSIVRQAPKLQKISRERIRDEMNKLLLSDHPAKGLDLLVELGLMEWIIPEVLDLRGVSQQPTPLSRTAIHTKDVYAHVLRVVERSSPRLVTRWSALLHDIAKPRTRTVEDGKIHFFGHEDTGAHMARDILKRLHFDRDFIESVSRIVRLHMRANAYTPEWTDGAVRRLMLEVGDDLPDLLDLSRADITSYRREKVLLADARVTELAERCQRLKEEAELVPLKSPLDGNELMQLFGRGPGPWLRPIKEHLLGLVIDGALAPDDKETAAKIAQSLLDQEEGRDA; from the coding sequence ATGCTAGATATCATCATCACGCTGGCGGAAGCATTTAACGCCCAGCATAAACAACTCTATATGGTGGGTGGAACGGTGCGCGATGTGCTACTGCATCGCGGGCAATCGAACGATGCCGACCTGGCAACCGACGCGCATCCCAAAGAGATTCAGCGCATCGTCGCTCCGACGAAGCCCAACGCGGTTGTCCTGGTGGGTGAGCGCTTCGGAACCGTCCGCCTGCACTATGGCAGTGATATCATCGAGATTACCACGTTCCGCAGCGAGCGCTACAATCCCGAATCGCGCAAGCCGGAAGTCTGCTTCGGCACCAGCCTCGAAGACGACCTGCGGCGACGCGATTTCACCATCAATGCCATGGCACGCCATCCCCTGACCGGACAAATCTTTGATCCATTCGGCGGGCGGCAAGACCTGGATGCGCACATCCTGCGCGCCGTTGGCGGCGAGCCGGACAAACGCTTCGACGAGGACCCTTTGCGTTTATTACGTGCCGTGCGTTTTGCCTCGCAGCTCGACTTCACGATTGAACCGGAGACGAAACGCTCCATTGTGCGACAGGCTCCCAAGCTGCAAAAGATATCGCGCGAGCGTATTCGCGACGAGATGAACAAGCTGCTGCTATCCGATCACCCGGCGAAAGGGCTGGATTTGCTCGTGGAACTGGGCTTGATGGAGTGGATTATACCTGAAGTGCTGGACCTACGTGGAGTCAGCCAGCAGCCCACGCCGCTCTCGCGTACAGCCATCCATACAAAAGATGTGTACGCGCATGTCCTGCGCGTGGTCGAACGCTCGTCGCCGCGCCTGGTCACGCGTTGGAGCGCGCTGCTGCACGATATCGCCAAACCGCGCACGCGAACGGTCGAGGATGGCAAGATACACTTCTTCGGGCACGAGGATACCGGTGCGCACATGGCGCGCGATATCCTGAAACGCCTGCACTTTGATCGTGATTTTATCGAAAGTGTCTCGCGCATCGTCCGCCTGCACATGCGCGCGAACGCCTACACGCCTGAATGGACGGATGGAGCCGTTCGTCGCCTGATGCTGGAAGTCGGTGATGACCTGCCCGACCTGCTCGATCTCTCGCGCGCGGATATTACAAGCTATCGCCGCGAGAAGGTCTTGCTCGCCGATGCGCGCGTCACCGAACTGGCTGAGCGCTGCCAGCGCCTGAAGGAAGAGGCCGAACTGGTGCCGCTGAAAAGTCCGCTCGATGGCAACGAATTAATGCAGCTCTTCGGTCGCGGGCCCGGTCCCTGGCTGCGGCCAATCAAAGAGCACCTGCTCGGCCTCGTCATAGATGGCGCGCTGGCGCCGGACGACAAAGAGACGGCGGCAAAGATCGCGCAATCGCTTTTAGACCAGGAAGAAGGCCGCGATGCATAG
- a CDS encoding RHS repeat-associated core domain-containing protein — MGDNWLPPGDTDWADYFHDEYQGFNQVYITSPANDLTVDSYYSTEGWKTPGSDYQNFEGASLYEEDVYSGNSPTTTALLSTTTYTYANNSNACRSTSQTYPACETVLVSSKTTQYERTGSSSAPWVQNAYTYDDYNNGLQSGHVYHNLTQEIVTSSNAPTLTKKWSYTTNDQVVGQWTYYTVDKVTHSEIDDNTGHVWQCQDTTYDEGAPSGTQTPSAGWATTVKTYTTCGNSGTAITNYMSYDAYGNLVAAVDGVASANSGLYTTNGCTLSTSPAILSYGWGKTSYTDCTTYDSAYNTLPITQTNALGQQSSIGYDNTQGKLPTSTTDINGQVTNTSYSYDSSGNQTVQVKKPLEGNGYTTQSKTNTSCAWNSTLPCFEIDTNASQYSGAIARTFYDSLGREVETRTPGPISGDDTIVMTVYNDQAHTVWQSVPFEVASGTSWLDPNGAKDINNVAPGGTVTFYDALNRPLAVQDPLYGTGTDQISCSQVLSGTYTACTNYILSSPHGSSTIYTTTQVVDPNKHVMASYSDALGRTLYVEEDRGQYGGSLTVNEQKSIQYTVLNESTSVTTTDLAPQSGQSITSVTTSAQYDDMGRMTQLVDPDAGTHVYTYDPDGHMLSDVVGAHTLGYNDDLLERVGCIQDGIPTINATGACTNGTHPYVQNTYDTTFIGQQGSTDFPKGHLTQSIATTYYPEGTSATATEQMQYDKRGRQITEYLSFSLPGSWGVSSPLPTYQLATSYNDADQVTTTTTSTNPAGQGYTTTQVYDANMGALTGLSNNGNNTANLATIGYNARAGIDTIYFKTSTGSSLATEQFGYDANLRTTSTTTTWQGGSGQSGTILSQGVSYDAASNVISLSTTQASVPGYSNSGGSETENFCYDEQNRLVWAGNSGTQPSPGNGTCGSGTLGNSLNGTGYSSNYVYTHLGQLWQGPLSGGSTQYQYLYCNSNAPHQLTGLYSLGATCSNKGTASYSSSYDAWGNVTSRYFSGTTGTLSYDNLNHFVEWNVSSTNQEWYVYDAAGNRVLRRSTNGSSTSLIVYAFGLEEHNYSSSGTNQWNIYYYSLGGRLIGEMNANNTYFLLTDALGSILSSISWSAGGASVQGNQVFGPYGKARDYQGNISTAKGYTGQYNDGLTGLDYYNARYYDPVVGVFLSADKVQGNVQGMNPYGYVGGNPETRNDPTGHDGDPGGIMQVFQNPWFWAATAVMVSLAGAAAWFLIGGSIALMQAPPQAQESGSSPNSPHPAAAPTPTDSPTPEATPSTDTSGAGATTRSGCGNGSLTILPHLDEGTYSADELAAAYYVAGIYSGTDDKVILRPATGKGKTSDLVVNGKTYDIYTPKTNDVGSIVSTILRKNSQTTGIVLNLSRTSVTRSDLGNLMYRVIRAAEVQGVTLNIDDVIVMDGYHDENDHYYNDRC; from the coding sequence GTGGGTGACAACTGGTTGCCTCCGGGGGATACGGACTGGGCCGACTACTTTCACGACGAATACCAGGGCTTTAACCAGGTCTACATCACCAGCCCGGCCAACGACCTGACCGTCGACTCTTACTACAGTACTGAGGGCTGGAAAACACCAGGCTCTGACTACCAGAACTTTGAGGGAGCCAGCCTCTATGAAGAGGACGTGTACAGTGGCAATAGTCCAACGACCACTGCTCTGCTCAGTACCACCACCTATACCTATGCCAACAACTCCAATGCCTGTCGCAGCACGAGCCAGACCTATCCGGCCTGCGAAACCGTCCTGGTCTCCAGCAAAACGACGCAGTATGAACGAACCGGCAGCAGTTCGGCGCCCTGGGTGCAAAACGCCTACACCTACGATGACTACAACAATGGCCTGCAAAGCGGTCACGTGTATCACAATCTCACACAGGAAATTGTGACGAGTTCTAACGCGCCCACCCTGACGAAAAAGTGGAGCTATACGACCAATGACCAGGTGGTGGGACAGTGGACCTATTACACGGTGGACAAGGTCACGCACAGCGAGATCGATGACAATACCGGCCACGTGTGGCAGTGCCAGGATACCACCTATGACGAGGGCGCTCCTTCGGGAACACAGACACCGTCGGCAGGTTGGGCGACGACGGTGAAGACGTATACGACCTGCGGCAATAGTGGCACCGCTATTACAAACTATATGAGTTATGATGCCTATGGGAATCTAGTAGCTGCCGTTGATGGTGTTGCTTCAGCTAACAGCGGTCTTTACACCACTAATGGCTGTACGTTGTCTACTAGCCCAGCTATTTTAAGCTATGGTTGGGGCAAGACAAGCTACACCGATTGTACAACGTATGACAGCGCCTATAACACGCTGCCTATCACGCAAACCAATGCGCTTGGCCAGCAGAGCAGCATTGGCTACGACAACACACAGGGGAAGTTACCGACCAGCACGACTGATATCAATGGACAGGTAACAAATACGTCCTATAGCTACGATAGCAGCGGCAACCAGACGGTGCAGGTCAAGAAGCCATTGGAAGGCAACGGCTATACCACACAGTCCAAGACTAACACCAGTTGCGCCTGGAACAGTACGCTGCCCTGCTTCGAGATTGATACCAATGCTTCTCAATATAGTGGAGCTATCGCGCGTACCTTCTATGATAGTCTGGGCCGCGAGGTCGAGACGCGCACCCCAGGACCCATCTCTGGCGACGATACCATCGTGATGACCGTCTACAATGACCAGGCTCATACCGTCTGGCAGAGCGTACCATTCGAAGTAGCCAGCGGCACTAGCTGGCTTGATCCCAACGGTGCCAAAGATATCAACAATGTGGCTCCTGGTGGCACAGTTACCTTCTACGATGCCCTCAATCGGCCACTTGCGGTGCAGGATCCGCTCTATGGCACTGGAACTGATCAGATTAGCTGCTCGCAGGTGCTTTCAGGGACGTATACTGCCTGTACCAACTATATTCTGAGCAGTCCGCATGGCTCTTCTACAATCTATACCACTACCCAGGTAGTTGATCCCAACAAGCATGTGATGGCCAGCTATAGTGATGCCTTGGGACGCACGCTTTACGTAGAGGAAGACCGTGGCCAGTATGGAGGCAGCCTCACAGTCAACGAACAGAAGAGCATTCAGTATACTGTTCTGAATGAATCCACCTCGGTGACCACCACCGACCTTGCCCCACAATCCGGGCAGAGTATTACCAGCGTCACAACCAGCGCTCAATATGACGACATGGGACGCATGACCCAACTGGTCGATCCTGATGCCGGGACGCATGTGTATACTTACGACCCCGATGGACATATGCTCTCCGATGTCGTCGGTGCGCACACGCTGGGCTATAACGATGACTTGTTGGAGCGCGTGGGCTGTATCCAGGATGGTATCCCTACCATCAACGCGACCGGAGCCTGCACCAATGGCACGCATCCCTACGTCCAGAACACCTATGATACGACCTTTATCGGCCAGCAAGGCAGCACCGACTTCCCCAAGGGACACCTGACCCAGAGCATTGCCACCACCTATTACCCGGAGGGAACCTCGGCCACCGCAACCGAGCAGATGCAGTACGACAAGCGCGGGCGGCAAATCACCGAATATCTCTCGTTCAGCCTACCGGGCAGTTGGGGCGTGAGTAGTCCCTTGCCCACTTACCAACTGGCGACTAGCTACAACGATGCCGACCAGGTGACCACCACGACCACCAGCACTAATCCGGCAGGACAGGGTTATACCACGACGCAGGTCTACGACGCGAACATGGGTGCGTTGACCGGACTGAGCAATAATGGCAATAACACCGCGAACCTGGCGACGATTGGCTACAATGCACGCGCCGGAATCGATACGATCTATTTCAAGACCAGTACCGGCTCATCGCTTGCCACTGAACAATTTGGCTATGACGCCAATCTGCGTACCACCAGCACGACGACCACCTGGCAAGGCGGCAGTGGCCAGAGTGGCACGATTCTCTCGCAGGGGGTCAGCTACGATGCGGCCAGCAATGTCATCAGTCTTTCGACAACGCAGGCCAGTGTTCCTGGGTACAGTAATTCCGGGGGCAGTGAAACGGAGAACTTTTGTTACGACGAACAGAATCGGCTCGTGTGGGCCGGCAATAGCGGCACGCAGCCGTCGCCGGGCAATGGCACCTGTGGAAGCGGCACGCTGGGCAATAGCCTGAATGGGACCGGTTACAGCAGTAACTATGTCTACACCCACCTGGGCCAGTTGTGGCAAGGTCCCTTGAGTGGCGGCAGCACGCAGTACCAGTATCTCTATTGCAACAGCAACGCGCCGCATCAATTAACCGGCCTCTACAGCCTGGGTGCCACCTGTTCCAACAAGGGTACGGCCTCGTACAGCAGTAGTTACGATGCCTGGGGCAATGTCACGAGCCGCTATTTTAGTGGCACGACGGGTACGCTCTCCTACGATAACCTCAACCACTTTGTCGAGTGGAACGTCAGCAGCACTAACCAGGAATGGTACGTCTACGACGCGGCAGGCAATCGCGTCTTGCGGCGCTCGACCAACGGCAGCAGCACGTCCCTGATCGTCTACGCCTTTGGCCTGGAGGAACACAACTACAGCAGTAGCGGCACTAATCAATGGAACATCTATTACTACAGCCTGGGTGGGCGCTTGATCGGGGAAATGAATGCCAACAACACCTATTTCCTGCTCACCGATGCATTAGGCAGTATCCTTTCAAGCATCAGTTGGTCGGCAGGAGGCGCCTCGGTGCAGGGTAACCAGGTCTTTGGTCCCTATGGCAAAGCGCGCGATTATCAGGGCAACATCAGCACGGCCAAAGGCTACACCGGGCAGTACAATGATGGCTTGACCGGGTTGGATTACTACAACGCCCGTTATTATGACCCGGTGGTCGGCGTGTTCCTCTCGGCGGACAAGGTGCAGGGCAATGTACAGGGCATGAATCCGTATGGGTATGTGGGAGGTAACCCGGAGACAAGGAACGATCCAACGGGACACGATGGCGATCCTGGTGGAATTATGCAGGTATTCCAAAACCCCTGGTTCTGGGCTGCCACTGCTGTCATGGTGAGTCTCGCAGGAGCGGCTGCCTGGTTCCTTATTGGGGGATCGATTGCTCTTATGCAGGCTCCACCACAAGCACAAGAGTCTGGGTCTTCGCCAAACAGCCCGCATCCAGCAGCAGCACCAACGCCCACAGATTCTCCAACACCGGAAGCTACTCCTAGTACGGATACAAGTGGCGCTGGCGCCACTACAAGAAGCGGTTGTGGAAATGGTAGTCTAACAATTTTACCTCATCTCGATGAGGGAACATATAGTGCTGATGAGCTAGCAGCTGCATATTACGTAGCCGGCATCTATAGTGGTACTGATGATAAAGTGATACTGAGACCAGCTACAGGGAAAGGGAAAACGTCTGACTTAGTTGTCAACGGAAAAACCTACGATATTTACACCCCGAAAACCAATGACGTAGGAAGTATCGTAAGTACAATATTACGAAAGAACAGCCAAACAACTGGCATCGTGCTTAACTTGAGCCGTACGAGTGTAACGCGGTCGGATCTAGGAAATCTCATGTATCGGGTTATTCGGGCTGCTGAAGTTCAGGGCGTTACGTTAAATATTGACGATGTCATCGTCATGGATGGATATCATGATGAGAACGATCATTATTATAATGACCGCTGTTGA
- a CDS encoding PRC-barrel domain-containing protein, which produces MTKKRTVLIADLVGSKILTADGRHIGHVVDIELTRGKEPRAKALIYGAHGWLYRWHVLRPFSEKFGQSFVPKTIPWHAVEKFENLTFILKRGYEPEGNHFK; this is translated from the coding sequence ATGACGAAGAAACGCACAGTTCTCATAGCAGACCTGGTAGGTAGCAAAATTCTTACCGCCGATGGCAGGCATATCGGGCATGTAGTCGATATCGAGCTTACGCGCGGCAAGGAACCGCGAGCAAAAGCCCTGATTTATGGTGCGCACGGCTGGCTCTACCGCTGGCACGTTCTGCGTCCTTTTTCCGAAAAATTTGGCCAGAGTTTTGTCCCCAAGACCATCCCCTGGCATGCTGTTGAAAAATTCGAAAACCTGACTTTTATTCTAAAGCGCGGGTACGAGCCGGAAGGCAATCACTTTAAGTGA